The proteins below are encoded in one region of Aquisphaera giovannonii:
- a CDS encoding RING finger protein yields MRCPKCKAVIPASQPQSSAVGVGAGGEEAPGLSIRTVAAGTAEAGGSCPICQASIGPEDAVVVCPACAQVHHRECWSEVGGCGTYGCSEAPRLEKAAPAETPLTAWGDMKRCPACGEKIKAIALRCRYCGEDFPTVDPLSLQDLHGKVARDEATGQVKTWVVLVFILSLLGFLAPLMLLVASIMAWRMRDAIGRAGPLFVAVAYSSIAVSALYSILIGFFVLFSG; encoded by the coding sequence GTGCGCTGCCCGAAGTGCAAGGCCGTGATCCCCGCGTCCCAGCCCCAATCCTCGGCGGTCGGCGTCGGCGCCGGCGGGGAGGAGGCCCCGGGGCTCTCGATCCGGACGGTGGCGGCCGGAACCGCCGAGGCGGGCGGATCGTGCCCGATCTGCCAGGCGTCGATCGGCCCGGAGGACGCGGTCGTCGTGTGCCCGGCCTGCGCGCAGGTCCACCACCGCGAATGCTGGTCGGAGGTCGGCGGCTGCGGCACGTACGGGTGCAGCGAGGCCCCGAGGCTCGAGAAGGCGGCCCCGGCCGAGACGCCATTGACCGCCTGGGGCGACATGAAGCGGTGCCCGGCCTGCGGCGAGAAGATCAAGGCCATCGCCCTCCGCTGCCGATACTGCGGCGAGGATTTCCCCACGGTCGACCCGCTCTCCCTCCAGGACCTGCACGGCAAGGTCGCGCGCGACGAGGCGACCGGGCAGGTCAAGACCTGGGTGGTCCTCGTCTTCATCCTCAGCCTGCTGGGCTTCCTGGCGCCCCTCATGCTGCTCGTCGCCTCGATCATGGCATGGAGGATGCGCGACGCGATCGGCCGGGCCGGCCCGCTGTTCGTCGCCGTCGCGTATTCCTCGATCGCCGTCTCGGCCTTATATTCAATCTTGATCGGATTCTTCGTGCTGTTCAGCGGCTGA
- a CDS encoding Mov34/MPN/PAD-1 family protein, with translation MTQARTEDLPDVRILASQDLAEERFPGGRNDPFRVFLSPDVHAAIWKHATETTEVEICGVLVGTWLRDDAGPFVKVTESIRGEGAETKFAEVTFTHQTWSKINAEMDSKFGHLQIVGWYHTHPDFGIFLSDRDLFIQQHFFSGPGQIALVVDPVRKIEGVFAWRDGKAALTGHYWVGDRLMVGADGRDARDDRARPAAMRDARQAAAGAEAAARPAEGSLFSGISGLLLAILLLLLGYLLGGLRSGWERQAIIEGTVAHYGIWNGLRPGLSTDLERLGQDMAAAVRPLGSLSPEKEPDRKALAEARERLVALVGRTAEMRVKYGLSADEEAALRRLVVDRIAEVSAGRAAPAEAPREATPPPAASSKTDASPSPGGDKAAEKDRALPGGARP, from the coding sequence ATGACCCAGGCGCGAACCGAGGACCTCCCGGACGTCCGCATCCTCGCCAGCCAGGACCTCGCGGAGGAGCGGTTCCCGGGCGGCCGCAACGACCCATTCCGCGTCTTCCTGTCGCCGGATGTCCACGCCGCGATCTGGAAGCACGCGACCGAGACGACCGAGGTGGAGATCTGCGGCGTCCTCGTCGGGACATGGCTCCGCGACGACGCCGGCCCGTTCGTCAAGGTGACGGAGTCCATCCGCGGCGAGGGGGCCGAGACGAAGTTCGCCGAGGTCACGTTCACGCACCAGACCTGGTCGAAGATCAACGCCGAGATGGATTCCAAGTTCGGCCACCTCCAGATCGTCGGCTGGTATCACACCCACCCGGACTTCGGCATCTTCCTGTCGGATCGCGACCTGTTCATCCAGCAGCACTTCTTCTCGGGCCCGGGGCAGATCGCGCTCGTCGTCGATCCGGTCCGCAAGATCGAGGGCGTCTTCGCCTGGCGCGACGGCAAGGCCGCGCTGACGGGCCACTACTGGGTCGGGGACCGGCTCATGGTCGGGGCGGACGGCCGGGATGCGCGCGATGACCGCGCCCGGCCGGCCGCGATGCGAGACGCCCGGCAAGCCGCGGCGGGCGCCGAGGCCGCGGCGAGGCCGGCGGAGGGCTCGCTCTTCTCCGGCATCAGCGGCCTGCTCCTGGCCATCCTCCTGCTGCTGCTGGGATACCTGCTGGGCGGGCTGAGGTCGGGGTGGGAGCGGCAGGCGATCATCGAGGGGACCGTGGCGCATTACGGGATCTGGAATGGGCTCCGTCCGGGGCTCTCGACCGACCTGGAGCGGCTCGGCCAGGACATGGCGGCCGCGGTCCGGCCGCTGGGGTCGCTCTCCCCCGAGAAGGAGCCGGACCGCAAGGCGCTGGCGGAGGCGAGAGAGCGGCTCGTCGCGCTGGTCGGGCGGACGGCAGAGATGCGGGTGAAGTACGGGCTGTCCGCCGACGAGGAGGCGGCGCTCCGGCGGCTGGTGGTGGACCGCATCGCCGAGGTCTCCGCGGGCCGGGCTGCACCCGCCGAGGCGCCCAGGGAGGCGACGCCGCCCCCGGCCGCCTCGTCGAAGACGGACGCGTCGCCCTCCCCCGGTGGCGATAAGGCCGCAGAGAAGGACAGGGCCCTTCCCGGGGGGGCACGTCCATGA
- a CDS encoding FHA domain-containing protein, whose translation MSSPSSPEPLRLSSAELFSPQVESYLEEQAVLSRAMPEVVPRPFLIRVLYSSYFYLSLASGLGALVGWMILEPFFDDKEAAREGFQVANLLLFPVVLGSIGLFLGAAEGIMCRNLQRAAISAAVGLGVGFAGGLVALIVASIMFIVVRVMIVNMFPKDVHEDGMPTGMALLMLMMGRASAWAVAAIPAGIGQGIALRERKVALNGLLGGVLGGLLGGIVFDPISVAFTGADGEAWLSRGIGFTIIGLMVGFFVGIVEQWTKTAWLLMKAGPLAGKQFVIFRNPMVLGSSPKADVYLFKDEAIEPRHALIHDRGGRFEIEDMDSADGTYVNGIPVKKQILKAGDQIVLGKTVLEFALREA comes from the coding sequence ATGTCGAGTCCTTCATCTCCGGAGCCGTTGCGGCTCTCCTCGGCGGAGCTGTTCTCCCCGCAGGTCGAGTCTTACCTGGAGGAGCAGGCCGTCCTTTCCCGGGCAATGCCGGAGGTCGTGCCGCGGCCGTTCCTGATCCGCGTCCTGTATTCGAGCTACTTCTACCTGAGCCTGGCGAGCGGCCTGGGCGCCCTGGTCGGCTGGATGATCCTGGAGCCGTTCTTCGACGATAAGGAGGCCGCGAGAGAGGGCTTCCAGGTCGCCAATCTCCTCCTCTTCCCGGTCGTCCTGGGCTCGATCGGCCTGTTCCTGGGGGCCGCCGAGGGGATCATGTGCCGCAACCTCCAACGGGCGGCGATCTCCGCGGCGGTCGGCCTGGGGGTCGGCTTCGCGGGGGGACTCGTCGCGCTCATCGTGGCCTCGATCATGTTCATCGTGGTGCGGGTCATGATCGTGAATATGTTCCCGAAGGACGTTCACGAGGACGGGATGCCGACCGGCATGGCCCTGCTCATGCTGATGATGGGCCGGGCCTCCGCCTGGGCCGTGGCGGCGATCCCGGCGGGGATCGGCCAGGGGATCGCGCTCCGCGAGCGGAAGGTGGCGCTCAACGGCCTGCTCGGCGGGGTGCTCGGCGGGCTCCTGGGCGGGATCGTCTTCGACCCGATCAGCGTGGCCTTCACCGGCGCGGACGGCGAGGCGTGGCTGAGCCGGGGCATCGGCTTCACGATCATCGGGCTGATGGTGGGATTCTTCGTCGGGATCGTCGAGCAGTGGACGAAGACCGCCTGGCTGCTCATGAAGGCCGGCCCGCTGGCGGGCAAGCAGTTCGTGATCTTCCGCAACCCGATGGTCCTGGGGAGCTCGCCCAAGGCGGACGTCTACCTGTTCAAGGATGAGGCGATCGAGCCCCGGCACGCCCTGATCCACGACCGCGGCGGGCGGTTCGAGATCGAGGACATGGACTCGGCCGACGGGACCTACGTCAACGGGATCCCGGTGAAGAAGCAGATCCTCAAGGCGGGCGACCAGATCGTCCTCGGGAAGACGGTCCTGGAGTTCGCCCTGCGCGAGGCGTGA
- a CDS encoding EsaB/YukD family protein, producing MNNITIEVWDATGNKKQLVELPADAPINRVIAVLVDRMNLPRYSPDGQLMSYKFHHKASGRQLLDDQTLASADVHQGDILRLQPEITAGRGACSMGPGAMAGEGEGQKPCPYCGELVLAVARKCKYCKEYLDPELRRAELREQGLVGFVPVNTPASAIAAGYLGLLSLIPIFAPFALLFGIIALRTIRRNPGMGGRFRAYLGIVVGSLMSLLLAFIVVVLIVESIRKAQGRRPGF from the coding sequence ATGAACAACATTACGATCGAGGTCTGGGACGCCACCGGCAACAAGAAGCAGCTCGTGGAGCTGCCGGCGGACGCGCCGATCAACCGCGTGATCGCGGTGCTGGTGGACCGGATGAACCTGCCGCGATACAGCCCCGACGGCCAGTTGATGAGCTACAAGTTCCACCACAAGGCGAGCGGCCGGCAGCTCCTCGACGACCAGACCCTCGCCTCCGCGGACGTCCACCAGGGGGACATCCTGCGGCTCCAGCCCGAGATCACCGCCGGGCGGGGGGCCTGTTCCATGGGCCCCGGGGCGATGGCGGGTGAGGGGGAGGGGCAGAAGCCCTGCCCGTACTGCGGCGAGCTGGTCCTCGCCGTGGCCAGGAAGTGCAAGTACTGCAAGGAATACCTTGACCCCGAGCTGCGCCGGGCCGAGCTCCGGGAGCAGGGGCTCGTGGGATTCGTACCGGTCAATACGCCCGCCTCCGCGATCGCGGCCGGCTACCTGGGGCTCCTGTCGCTCATCCCGATCTTCGCGCCCTTCGCGCTCCTCTTCGGCATCATCGCCCTGCGGACGATCCGCCGGAACCCGGGGATGGGCGGGCGATTCCGGGCCTACCTGGGGATCGTGGTGGGCTCTCTGATGAGCCTCCTCCTCGCCTTCATCGTCGTCGTGCTGATCGTCGAGTCGATCCGGAAGGCGCAGGGCAGGCGGCCGGGATTCTGA
- a CDS encoding HesA/MoeB/ThiF family protein → MSDILRISGGSDEDDRFSRFRLIGWWDQARLAAAKVLVIGAGALGNEIVKNLALLGVGRVVVADLDRVENSNLSRSVLFRESDRGRAKAEVAAGRAADIYPGIRARPFVGNVVYDLGQGIYRWADVILGGLDNREARVAINHAAARAGKIWIDGAIERLDGVARVFDPAVGPCYECTMGVNDWKMLEARRSCALLSRGEMELGKVPTTPTTASIVAGIQVQEAVKLLHGLEVLSGQGYVFDGTHHQSYVVSYTRKEDCPSHEPYEAVEELAEGAGTVLLGDLLERARSDLGAGAVLELSRDLLKSLTCDRCGTTESRFGSLGRVTEAEGRCPGCGLARTPAFFHAIDGEDPALLGLTPAAIGVPPWDVVTGRAGWRQRHYELAADRGTVLGPLADAS, encoded by the coding sequence TTGAGCGACATCCTGCGGATCTCGGGGGGCTCCGACGAGGACGATCGATTCTCCCGGTTCCGGCTGATCGGCTGGTGGGACCAGGCGCGGCTGGCCGCGGCGAAGGTCCTCGTCATCGGCGCCGGGGCCCTGGGGAACGAGATCGTCAAGAACCTCGCGCTCCTGGGCGTGGGCCGGGTCGTCGTCGCGGACCTGGACCGGGTGGAGAACTCGAACCTGTCCCGGTCGGTCCTCTTCCGCGAGTCGGACCGCGGCCGGGCGAAGGCGGAGGTCGCCGCGGGCCGGGCGGCGGACATCTACCCGGGTATCCGGGCCCGGCCGTTCGTCGGCAACGTCGTGTACGACCTGGGGCAGGGGATCTACCGCTGGGCCGACGTCATCCTGGGCGGGCTGGACAACCGGGAGGCGCGCGTCGCCATCAACCACGCCGCGGCGAGGGCCGGGAAGATCTGGATCGACGGCGCCATCGAGCGGCTCGACGGCGTCGCCCGCGTGTTCGACCCGGCCGTCGGCCCCTGCTACGAATGCACGATGGGGGTCAACGACTGGAAGATGCTCGAGGCCCGCCGGAGCTGCGCCCTGCTCTCGAGGGGTGAGATGGAGCTGGGCAAAGTCCCGACGACGCCCACGACCGCCTCGATCGTCGCCGGGATCCAGGTCCAGGAGGCCGTGAAACTGCTGCACGGGCTGGAGGTGCTCTCGGGCCAGGGCTACGTCTTCGACGGGACGCACCACCAGAGTTATGTCGTGAGCTACACCCGCAAGGAGGACTGCCCCTCCCACGAGCCCTACGAGGCCGTGGAGGAGCTGGCCGAGGGTGCGGGGACGGTCCTGCTGGGCGACCTCCTGGAACGGGCCCGCTCGGACCTCGGGGCGGGGGCCGTGCTCGAGCTGAGCCGGGACCTCCTCAAGTCGCTGACCTGCGACCGATGCGGGACGACGGAGTCGAGGTTCGGCTCGCTCGGCCGCGTGACCGAGGCCGAGGGGCGATGCCCGGGCTGCGGCCTCGCCCGGACGCCGGCGTTCTTCCACGCGATCGACGGCGAGGACCCGGCCCTATTGGGCCTGACGCCCGCGGCGATCGGCGTGCCCCCCTGGGACGTCGTCACGGGCCGGGCGGGATGGCGGCAACGGCACTACGAGCTCGCGGCGGACCGGGGTACGGTCCTCGGCCCGCTCGCCGACGCGTCATGA
- a CDS encoding type IV pilus twitching motility protein PilT, with translation MNFEELIKFAVEQGASDIHLQSGSPPQVRIAGLIRNVAGADVDADALRQFAASLAPPAMAEDLDAALVRGARFSRNVEGLGRFRCSLYRQRGQPGLVLHQIPSRIPTFAELNLPPVLQEIAQARRGITIVTGPSNSGKSSTLAAIVDQISETSYAKVVTIEDPIEAIYPRKKALVTQQEIGADVGSISQGIEQAMAQDADVIVAGEVRDVATVRALLHAAETGHQVLATMSNPTAVLALERLISLMPVEEKRLVAAQLAEVVVAVLAQKLAATKDGKRRAAVEVLRGGQYAARCILESRWADLTSYLGSRQSGMQQLEQHLLELYQAGVISGTEAMKQATNPEVVAEGLRVMKRAAAG, from the coding sequence ATGAACTTCGAAGAGCTCATCAAGTTCGCCGTGGAACAGGGTGCCTCGGACATCCACCTCCAGTCGGGCTCGCCGCCGCAGGTCCGGATCGCGGGACTGATCCGGAACGTGGCGGGGGCGGACGTCGATGCCGACGCCCTCAGGCAGTTCGCCGCGTCCCTGGCCCCCCCGGCGATGGCCGAGGACCTGGACGCCGCCCTCGTCCGCGGGGCCCGGTTCTCCAGGAATGTCGAGGGCCTGGGCCGGTTCCGCTGCAGCCTCTACAGGCAGCGGGGGCAGCCGGGGCTCGTCCTCCACCAGATCCCCTCCCGGATCCCGACGTTCGCGGAGCTGAACCTGCCGCCGGTGCTCCAGGAGATCGCCCAGGCGCGGCGGGGGATCACGATCGTGACGGGGCCGTCCAACTCCGGGAAGTCCTCCACGCTCGCCGCGATCGTGGACCAGATCAGCGAGACCTCCTACGCCAAGGTCGTGACCATCGAGGACCCGATCGAGGCCATCTACCCGCGCAAGAAGGCCCTGGTGACCCAGCAGGAGATCGGCGCCGACGTGGGCTCGATCTCGCAGGGCATCGAGCAGGCGATGGCCCAGGACGCCGACGTGATCGTCGCCGGGGAGGTCCGGGACGTCGCGACCGTGCGCGCCTTGCTGCACGCGGCGGAGACCGGCCACCAGGTCCTCGCCACGATGTCCAACCCGACGGCCGTCCTGGCCCTGGAGCGCCTCATCAGCCTCATGCCGGTGGAGGAGAAGAGGCTCGTCGCCGCGCAGCTCGCGGAGGTCGTCGTGGCGGTCCTCGCGCAGAAGCTGGCCGCGACGAAGGACGGCAAGCGGCGGGCGGCCGTCGAGGTGCTGCGGGGCGGCCAGTACGCGGCCCGCTGCATCCTCGAGAGTCGCTGGGCCGACCTGACCAGCTACCTGGGCAGCCGGCAGAGCGGCATGCAGCAGCTCGAGCAGCACCTGCTGGAGCTCTACCAGGCCGGCGTGATCAGCGGGACGGAGGCCATGAAGCAGGCCACCAACCCGGAGGTCGTCGCCGAGGGCCTGAGGGTCATGAAGAGGGCCGCCGCGGGGTGA
- a CDS encoding glycoside hydrolase family 88 protein — translation MTDSSPADVDDLTPRLQRAYDLAARKVRGTIERHPDFFPIYTDGGKWHHRGELWTDWCGGFHAGTMWLLAGHTGDPWWRAQAEHYSRLLEHRQHDRDVHDLGFIFLSTYLPWYRLTGDESLRRVLITAGRTLAMRFNPEGKYLRSFVAPESLFIDIMMNVPIIFLAAAETNDRALHNLAVAHCRTTERYLVRPDGSTAHEGIFDPETGRFLRESTHQGLRPDSAWTRGLAWSLYGFTKVYAYTKDPADLAVARRNAEYYLARAPRSLVPPWDFDVPDGPDRIDDSSAAAIAASGLWDLAEATRPEDPDGADSYRAASLAILDSLCTDRYLSSNDPGWEGILKHGVYHFHKKLGVDESVMWGEFFFLEAVDKALHATGPRGGA, via the coding sequence ATGACCGACTCGTCCCCGGCCGACGTCGACGACCTGACGCCACGCCTCCAGCGGGCCTATGACCTCGCTGCGCGGAAAGTGCGCGGGACCATCGAGCGGCATCCGGATTTCTTCCCGATCTACACGGACGGCGGGAAGTGGCACCACCGCGGCGAGCTCTGGACGGACTGGTGCGGCGGCTTCCACGCCGGGACGATGTGGCTCCTGGCCGGTCACACCGGCGACCCCTGGTGGCGGGCGCAGGCCGAGCATTATTCGCGGCTGCTCGAGCACCGGCAGCACGACCGCGACGTGCACGACCTCGGATTCATCTTCCTGAGCACCTACCTGCCCTGGTATCGCCTCACCGGCGACGAGTCGCTCCGCCGGGTCCTGATCACGGCCGGCCGGACGCTGGCCATGCGATTCAACCCCGAGGGGAAATACCTGCGCTCGTTCGTCGCGCCCGAGAGCCTGTTCATCGACATCATGATGAACGTGCCGATCATCTTCCTCGCCGCCGCCGAGACGAACGACCGGGCGCTGCATAACCTGGCCGTCGCGCACTGCCGGACCACGGAGCGGTATCTCGTCCGGCCCGACGGCTCGACCGCCCACGAGGGGATCTTCGACCCCGAGACCGGCCGGTTCCTGCGCGAGTCCACGCACCAGGGACTTCGCCCGGACTCCGCGTGGACCCGCGGCCTGGCCTGGTCGCTCTACGGATTCACGAAGGTGTATGCCTACACCAAGGACCCCGCCGACCTCGCCGTCGCCCGCCGCAACGCCGAGTATTATTTGGCCCGCGCCCCCCGCAGTCTCGTCCCCCCCTGGGACTTCGACGTCCCCGACGGACCGGACCGCATCGACGACAGCTCCGCCGCCGCGATCGCCGCCTCCGGCCTCTGGGACCTCGCCGAGGCGACCCGTCCCGAGGACCCCGACGGCGCCGATTCCTACCGCGCGGCATCGCTGGCGATCCTCGACTCCCTCTGCACCGACCGCTACCTGTCCTCGAACGACCCGGGGTGGGAGGGGATCCTGAAGCACGGCGTCTACCACTTCCACAAGAAGCTCGGCGTGGACGAGTCCGTCATGTGGGGCGAGTTCTTCTTCCTGGAAGCGGTGGACAAGGCCCTCCACGCGACCGGGCCGCGAGGCGGGGCATAA
- a CDS encoding glycerophosphodiester phosphodiesterase family protein: MPTTGRSRSVPSLAAGVLDDFRRALVPLLAFEVLFKCVVALFSLGAGAIVLAILVRTTGSSAVTNDDLVRFGLSPQGVLVGAILLVSTLLVLVVEHLGVMAIVARSRRGQGLRVRDVAEALAGIVIRSWRLKGMGLAFLALTAAPIALLAGLTYAALLSRHDINYYLHDRPPSFFAAVGIGGILGAVFLGIVAFAYVRTVFLFPIMLYEDREPRSAVRESLARTRGVVGSLGAILLGWQGIGLVLSAAVVRGFGLIAAMLLHAVASHLWTLVPAVALLMAVQGVLLAVLSFFLVTTHCLIIVSLYRRRNEELGVGGPIPPSPLSEQDARGLRSFLRYWRLGLAVSLGSFLLLCYSVLHSLTAPERVIVTAHKGFSAIAPENTLSSFRKAIEVGADYAELDVQATSDGAIVVNHDRDLMRVGNDPRRIRDMTLAEVKAVDVGRVYGPPYVGERVPTLAEVIDLAKGRIRLQIELKYYVQDDALAAKVARLVEEKGFEDQCVIISLNYEGLKQVRRANPRLRTAAIVTVSVGDIDRLDVDALSVNSRHLSGSLIRAVKSRHKDLYAWTVDDPRRMLGLIERGVPNIVTNRPDLLIGIRDELAGMPDVERRLLAARHLLGLEPELAARAGEGPGEEEESP, encoded by the coding sequence ATGCCCACGACAGGACGATCCCGATCGGTCCCCTCCCTGGCGGCGGGCGTGCTGGACGACTTCCGCCGCGCGCTCGTCCCCCTCCTCGCCTTCGAGGTCCTCTTCAAATGCGTCGTGGCCCTCTTCAGCCTCGGCGCGGGGGCGATCGTGCTGGCGATCCTCGTCCGGACGACGGGGAGCTCGGCGGTGACGAACGACGACCTCGTCCGCTTCGGCCTCTCGCCGCAGGGGGTGCTCGTCGGGGCGATCCTCCTGGTCTCCACCCTGCTCGTGCTGGTGGTCGAGCATCTCGGCGTGATGGCCATCGTCGCCCGCTCCCGGCGGGGGCAGGGGCTCCGGGTCCGGGACGTGGCCGAGGCCCTGGCCGGGATCGTGATCCGGTCCTGGCGCCTCAAGGGAATGGGGCTCGCGTTCCTGGCGCTGACGGCCGCGCCGATCGCGCTGCTGGCGGGGCTGACGTACGCGGCGCTGCTCTCCCGGCACGATATCAACTACTACCTCCACGACCGGCCCCCGAGCTTCTTCGCGGCCGTCGGGATCGGCGGGATCCTCGGCGCGGTCTTCCTGGGGATCGTGGCGTTCGCGTACGTGCGGACGGTCTTCCTCTTCCCGATCATGCTGTACGAGGACCGCGAGCCGAGGTCCGCCGTCCGGGAGAGCCTCGCCCGGACCCGAGGCGTGGTCGGCAGCCTGGGCGCGATCCTGCTCGGCTGGCAGGGGATCGGCCTCGTGCTGAGCGCCGCGGTCGTCCGGGGATTCGGCCTGATCGCGGCGATGCTGCTGCACGCGGTCGCCTCCCACCTCTGGACCCTCGTGCCGGCCGTCGCGCTGCTCATGGCGGTGCAGGGGGTCCTGCTCGCGGTCCTCTCCTTCTTCCTGGTCACGACCCATTGCCTGATCATCGTCTCGCTCTACCGCCGGCGGAACGAGGAGCTCGGGGTGGGCGGCCCGATCCCGCCCTCGCCGCTCTCGGAGCAAGACGCGAGGGGCCTCCGGTCCTTCCTCCGATACTGGAGGCTGGGCCTGGCCGTCTCGCTGGGGTCGTTCCTCCTGCTCTGCTACAGCGTGCTGCACAGCCTCACTGCTCCGGAACGCGTCATCGTCACGGCGCACAAGGGCTTCTCCGCGATCGCGCCGGAGAACACGCTGAGCTCCTTCCGGAAGGCGATCGAGGTCGGCGCCGACTACGCGGAGCTCGACGTCCAGGCGACCTCCGACGGGGCGATCGTCGTGAACCACGACCGGGACCTGATGCGGGTGGGCAACGACCCGCGGCGGATCCGCGACATGACGCTCGCGGAGGTGAAGGCGGTGGACGTCGGCCGGGTGTATGGCCCGCCGTACGTGGGCGAGCGGGTGCCGACGCTGGCGGAGGTGATCGACCTGGCGAAGGGCCGGATCCGGCTCCAGATCGAGCTGAAATACTACGTGCAGGACGACGCCCTCGCGGCGAAGGTGGCGAGGCTGGTCGAGGAGAAGGGCTTCGAGGACCAGTGCGTGATCATCTCGCTGAACTACGAAGGGCTGAAGCAGGTCCGCCGCGCCAACCCGCGGCTCCGCACGGCGGCGATCGTGACGGTCTCGGTCGGCGACATCGACCGCCTGGACGTGGACGCGCTCAGCGTGAACTCCCGGCACCTCAGCGGCTCCTTGATCCGCGCCGTGAAGTCGCGGCACAAGGACCTCTACGCCTGGACGGTGGACGACCCGCGGCGGATGCTCGGCCTGATCGAGCGGGGGGTGCCGAACATCGTCACCAACCGGCCCGACCTGCTGATCGGCATCCGCGACGAGCTGGCGGGGATGCCCGACGTGGAGCGGCGGCTGCTGGCGGCGCGGCACCTGCTGGGCCTCGAGCCGGAGCTGGCGGCGAGGGCGGGGGAGGGCCCGGGCGAGGAGGAGGAGTCGCCCTGA
- a CDS encoding ankyrin repeat domain-containing protein has protein sequence MLFAKILALLMAGMMEPDGYEDALTAAVHHFASEGDLGHIKAILERHPRLVDSRETFDGPHKPHGDEGYTPLARAADHGHADVATYLIGAGAKVNAADGAGWTPLHLAARAGHLEVVKLLVQHGADVSAKTDRVPETTSDALPGSPPRVPGEKAAPVVKYGPVPARTALEWAEALGHRDVAANLRSLRR, from the coding sequence ATGCTCTTCGCCAAGATCCTCGCGCTGCTGATGGCGGGCATGATGGAGCCGGACGGCTACGAGGATGCGCTCACCGCGGCCGTGCACCATTTCGCGAGCGAAGGCGACCTGGGTCACATCAAGGCCATCCTGGAGCGGCATCCGCGGCTGGTGGACTCGCGGGAGACATTCGACGGACCGCATAAGCCGCACGGCGACGAGGGGTACACGCCCCTCGCACGCGCCGCCGATCATGGTCACGCGGACGTCGCGACCTACCTGATCGGCGCGGGCGCCAAGGTGAATGCCGCCGACGGGGCCGGATGGACTCCGCTGCACCTGGCGGCGCGAGCCGGTCATCTCGAGGTCGTAAAGCTGCTGGTTCAGCACGGGGCCGACGTCTCGGCGAAGACGGACCGTGTGCCGGAGACCACCTCCGATGCCCTGCCGGGCTCTCCACCCCGCGTGCCGGGAGAGAAGGCCGCCCCAGTCGTCAAGTACGGACCGGTGCCTGCCCGCACCGCGTTGGAATGGGCCGAGGCACTCGGCCACCGGGATGTCGCGGCAAACCTTCGGTCGCTCAGGCGATGA